Part of the Uloborus diversus isolate 005 chromosome 2, Udiv.v.3.1, whole genome shotgun sequence genome, GATTTTCCATGAGAgtagagagggggaggggggtttcataagaatatttttttaattaaaagctgaaGAGTGCAATATTAGATCTTTGTTTGCCTCATGAGGGCACTTTTTGACTCGCTAAATGAGAGACCTGCTTGCTACCTTTGCCAAAATAATCTATAGGTTAATACAAATTCTGGGTAAatgttttgggggaaaaaacaagCTTTCAGCATTATGTCAGTTAAAAGATTAGCAACATTTAGAGTGAATTTTACcaaatattgaaaaagaatttgGCGAAATCTCAGTTTAGGTGTGTTGATGCGTTTCCAAGTTTGTTCATATTTctgctatagtgcctagaaagaatataGTGTGCCGGATCCTTGGACGAAAAGTGAGGTcgaatctgaaaaaaatccagaTAGCGCTGCGCCCAGGGAGCATGCTATGTTTCTCAATCCCCGTTTTAAATCGGCGATTACTTATAATTTCACAGGTTAAAAGCTGCGTTTTTCAGGTCAAGCTTATTTCAACTTAAAAGATCAAATCTAATAAGTTCTACAGTGTGGCATGggtgttaatttatttttcaaagtcacACAAACATTACATGACTCCTTTCTAAAAAATATAGTACACTATAAGTTtttctagtaatttttttaaaaataatttattgaaactttagAACTAGTGTTTTTAGCCACAATGGCttcgtattttactttatttcagcAGATATTTCATTGGAGAAATTGGTGTGCCTTTTCTTCcttcatgggggaaaaaaaaaaaaacctaggtaGTAAAATTTCAAAAGCGGATTTTTGAAGAATTGCGTGGGTTGATGGCTCATGGCAGAGATTAGGGTCAGGTGGGATGAAATGGTTCATGCTGTGTATAtatgcatgaaaatattttccgtcttgaacacatcaccaaacttgcacccatgtggggttcgtcggcgacctcctcctggctctctttgaatgccttgtgccacttcccagactgtgatcttgaaatgcaatcgtccttgaaggcttttTGCAGCATCTAGaatgtttcagttgcattttttccaaacctcactcAAAACTTTATgtcgtatcattgttcaagcgaacgctccattgcgttatgttacaaaagttgaaaacaaactTCAAGCGGAGGCTCTTacctccgctcacactgctcgaaagcaactgacgactggatgcattgaaagggcatatcccgcaccacatttcccagccaaTTTtattgtgctgccatctatcgtcacgtcacaataacattatgctcattactttcataatggaccctgtatgtGTAATTAATGTGTAGAATTCAAAAACTAAACTTGCCATCCATATTTACTGtggaattacggtaaccgggtcgcggcgataaatatttcgttctggcaacccgctacctctACTTGGCGACGAAGCTATTTCGGCAACCCTACAacaaagctgatttgctattcgtttggccaatcggcgatacaaaaaattgtaattgatttgactgaaaaatatactttttctttttattccatagaattattttattaattttctgaaaggtgatttttttttcgaaaaattggcAACATAAAcaatatcttttcaatttttagatcatCGAAACatcttataaaattttatatcgtGGAATTATTTTCACCCTTAACTATATTAAgttgtagatttaaaaattcgTCATTTGGatactttgttttaagattttgctCGCCGTAAGTACTTTGTTTCATATATTGTTccatctttaattaaaaatttatgaaccATCGTAAAAATTCATTCAGTATGGTTGAATTAAAATTTGCggttatgataacgttctctgaatggATCTTTTAATGTGGTTTAATTTATCTAatagattattttaagttttactgTTTCACTTTTCCTGTACTTAATGGCGTTTTCCGTTTActttaagaattatttaaataattttttagatccaactttttatgtttttaaattttgttagaaattaatgttacattttaatgttccttagaATGAGTTTTAATGTGGTTTGGTaggataatttaaattttaatggagatgtTGAATCATTTatttagaatgttattttacatgttaacaaaacGTTAACGTTATTTTgcagttatttcattttatttcgcaaattatttgaattttaggTTAATTTTAATGTTGCATAATGTTTCGTTTCCTTTATTTCGCTAATGGCTAGTTATATATTTAGTTCGAATTAAATGTGCACGCTAGCCAAAAACagcttaagttattttttttgcattaaatgttcTTGGAAAACTGTCAATTACCCATTCCTAATTTACACTTACCGCCTTTTTCCAAGTATTTAATTGTTATCTctctaaaaaaaattgctagctaTGCTTTATGATTTCTTAGTttaggtttaaaaatatgtttattttcatattttgctatattatcatcatttgaaagaggaaaaagaatttaaacattttttttctttacggttacgatgagagaaagaaaaaaaaaaacaaattctttgttaccaaggtgatagtttgagaAGCTCCGCCCATTTTCTTTGGGTCTTTTCTATTGGtagatttcctttgtttacattgaagtactttgtttacattgaatcATAAATGCCAAATTTGGCTGTTGTTGAAAAAAttcgccaacgcgacccggttaccgtaattctaccataTTTACAATCTATTACCTGCCTACTATttcctaattaaaattttttatttattcaatgaaaatgcctggggtgtatgtaagaaaaagggaaaagaaatattCAGACCCTGATTTAGAGGCTGCACTGATTGAAGTTGAAGGTGGTTTAGCAATTCTTGCAGCTGCAAGAAAATATATGGCAAGAGAAACAGTGAGGAGATAGGTCTCCGACACACAAAGTCAAAAAGGTTCGGGTGGAGGTACAATGCTAAGTGAAGAAGAAAGACGTATTGCTTCAGTTCGATAAAGTGTGGTTTCCCATTTGATAGAAAGATACAATCATTGTTGCTAAGGATTTCATAAAGACCAattctgaaaaatgaaattgtggCACTCTTGGCATAGGTATGCCACTTATGTAAGAGGAAACCAGAATTGCTCACGAAAGTAAGAGCCAGGACATCTTCTAAGAAGCAGCAACCAAATGAAACCCAACTCTTGGATGAAGAAATGTCTGAATTACTTATGCAAGAGCCAACGCCTGGGAAGTGGGCTCTTGTCTAATACAATTACAAGGGCAAGAAGTCATCAAAAGAATTTGTTGATAACTTGACAGAAGTCAATGACCAGGATTACAACAGCGTAAATTTTCTACGAAAAGCCAACTCCTACATCTTTCCTGAGTAAGAAGAAACAGACATTGTTTCTAGATGTCAAATTCTGAAGAAATTGAACGAGCAGAATTCAATTGTTGTGGAcattatatttttgagttttagttcaaaataatttggtgttgatcaaattaaaataaataaatggttctttggaaacaatttcTTTCAGCTATTGTAAGTGTTTTTGTAATAATTTCTCAGTTATTGTTTGTTTCTATTGCtgtgacccatttcaccccaccgtgGGGTGAAATGGTCAGAcactttaattgcaattttcagattgtcaatgacaacaaatttcaatgagaagCAGCTTAAATTAAAAGGGAAGAACCAGatgtaaagaagaaattttttaaaaagtacaaaaaaaaaaagtttatggatttgcaaatggcatcattttaaaaaatagacaaaatccgtcccatttcaccccacctgaccctacacCAAGTGGTGTAATGTCAGTGCTGACATTTTTATAGAAgatgttttaaaaggattttagtcTCATCGAAAAATGGCACACTAGGGGAGATGCCctgaaaatttgggggggggggggactatcaCCGTTGGGAAACATCCATAGATTAACTATCTGCATATTAGTTTCTGCAATGTAGAAAAGCAGCCGTCCATCtcaataagtaaatattttagtaatttaattcTAATTGGAGGGGTGGGTGTGTGGCTCTGCttatgccattaaaatttttataaagggTGCTCTAAAAGGATGGAAGTTGTAGTTTGGGGGGATAAGCATTTCTAGGAGCTGGGGTACTTCTTAAATTTAGGGGTTAGGGATATGTCGTGCTGTCGCtcatgagaggggggggggaacacccaTAGCTAAACCATCTGCATAAGcatctgcaattttcaaaatcggCCACCTTGAAAAGTAAATATTCCAGcaattaattttatcaactaAAGTAAAGCAGGGATgtcaaggtggggggggggggggtctgtggTCAGGGGGCAGACTAAACCATAAAACTTTAAAcggtgtttaaaaattttttcaatcttGATGGGGAATTTTTTTGGATGCGGTGGGGCTTCagaaattttggggggggggggggagtgctctGTCGCTCTTTGTGAGGGGGAGGAGTCCGCCATAACTAAATCAGCAATTTAATTAAAGCTATCAGTCATCTCGATAAATATTCGACCAATTTAGTCTAAGCTGCGCAGgagtgccgggggggggggggggggagtatggcGCAGATtacattattgaaatttttagaaggagcaaaaagttccatttcttgttttttttcctcatctTCGTCAACTTTGAATAGCGAAACACTTTCTTTGCCTGAACCGTAACCACTTTTGCACCGTGGTTTTTATCAAGATGTAGTTTTTTTTCGTAATATTCGACTTTAATGTGtccattataatattttaaaacatatcattaattTTTCCCCGCAACAACTAATGTTAACTCCCTCACAAGTAGCGCGCTCTCTAACCGCACTGCCCTGTAGTGGATTGCCGCAAATTTGTCTTTAAGAATCGTGGGGGAAAAGCGGTAGTTGGCACACTACtttttctaggcactatacttcTGCCATGGTGGATTACTGAGGTCACATATTGCAGCAGATGGGAGAAGAAAACAGACCACACAGTTGTTGTATTTTGCCAATATTGGTCAGTTAGGAAATGTAGTTTTTCATTCAAGTTTATTGCAATTCAGCTCATTGATTGTTACACAATAAtgaaaaagcttaaaatttttctgaaaatatgcgACATTATCATATAAATCTATTTTTATCCACTTTTAAGAGCTTAGAACTTGTTAGGCACAATATTCGAAAATCATCACTTAACTAAGGGGCCCATTTAACTCGATTGTATGCCATTTGATCAAATTCTTTCTTTCTGTAGCGTAGCAAGAAGTTTCTTCTGCAAAATTATGGCGGTGTTATTGGTTGATACTATGAATTGTATTCAATTTGATTAATTCTGTTGTAGTTGAGTACCTATGCTccttaaatttactaaaaatataaaaaataatcaccaaaaattctaattttattcatttctaaagGTTTGAAATCTTTTATGTCAAAATTTagatgaacaaaataaaaagtaagttgAGAATAAAATCAACacaattactttattttattgataaccttttacctttttttaattttcagtgacTGCAGCATGTGCTATTGCCAACATTGTAAAGAGTTCGCTAGGTCCCATTGGTCTGGATAAGATGCTTGTGGATAATATTGGGGTTAGCTACTTTTCAACctcttatttttgataaaaataattacttttggaTAGTATTAATATTGATAATCCATAATATTTTTTAGGATGTGACATGTACAAATGATGGCGCCACCATCTTGAAGCTACTAGAGATTGAGCACCCTGCCGCCAAAGTTCTTGTCCAGCTTGCAGAATTGCAGGACACAGAAGTTGGCGATGGAACCACCTCTGTGGTAAGaactatttttcttcagttttcttAGAGTGTCATACTGGGAGTCGGAAATTTCGAAATAAGTGAAGATTAGGATACTATTTCATATTCTATTAGGAATATTTTGAAATGTGCTGATTAGTTTTGCTGTTGATAGgctgtaataaataaaataacacattAATTAAGGTTTTTCTGCGAAAGCACAGGTTTTACTATTTCCTGAGCATATGTTGGTGTATGAAGGTTCTAAATTTGCAAGTGCTGCTTTACAGGGGCTTAAATCCAGTGCGGAATTTCTGCCGAATTTTCTCTGATCCCTTTCTTGAAAACTGTTGGGATGCGAATACATTAATCATTATGTGGTGTTTCCTCaccaaaagctaaaaaaaaaaaaaaataataataataattttatctcACCTACTTTATTATTCTCAATCCTTTTTCCTTAAAGATGGCCACTAGAGTGATTGCGTCAAATACTGCGATGTGAGCTTGTGTTTTTGTCCCAAATATTTTAATGTCAAAGACCAGTGCTAACTTTCCTGGTCACCTGGTTCCCGTGAGTTCTTGAAAATACTCTAAAGTGCTTTATTTCAGTGACCTGTCACAACAGGCCTTCTAAAGttcttaattttgaacaaaaatcttAATTATTTTGGTAAagtgctttactttttttttctttctttcttttttctctttgcaactcatttttctctctttaatttcaaatcctatttttttcttttactgaaattcCAAAGTTCAATGAACTAGTGAGGAAAATTGTTTGTCTTAGTTTCTGCATTCTCTGCTCCTGTTTTCTCAGTTTcctgtagctttttttttaaaaaaactgataacatatttttaattgctcAATAAAACAGCCTGTTTTTCTACATGTTTCAACGATTGAATGATTATTTCAATAACTGCACACCTACCAACATTTATGTAGTAGCAGGACTGTTGATTACTCCACACATTTTGCAAAGTTTCTCTTCAATGACTAAAACTACGCAAAGAAGTTGGTTTGTTTCACATTTTTCCCCAAAGTTCAGTAAAGGAGCATTTTCAAGCAATCACACAAATACCCTCCATTTCTGACATTTCTGCAAGGAATTTTTGCTGTTGCACatattctttttctgttcccttgtaatattatagtttttaatctgtataaataaaacaaacaatacagtccacgctcattataacgatcacacattataaagaccataccattataacgaccagtggtaaaagtcccaactttgtccCTATGAAAACTGCGTTAATTTtccttcgttataacgaccgttctgtatcgtctaatctaatacaacgaccgaattcagcggacgctatttttGGTGTTCTTCCCAATAAATagaatttgtagcttgaaatggccttgattattgtttacggacatctgcctgaagttttcaatgtcaaatccaactttgaaaagggggtgcgggggggggggggtgctaccaTTTACCGCagctagcacaaaaaaaaaaaaaaaatggggggaaaaTTGGAAAAGTTTCCAGTTTCCCGAggaaagggagttgacagatgtgttcatagtttggtgtttgaatctagcgGTTTTTAAGATTTgcggttctcgagggactttaaaatgtttctctgaaaagcaaaaaaaaaaaaaaacaatttatcacctatatctgaaacggaaaataatgttttgcaaaaatcacgtctgctaaagaGGTAaacatctgtttctggttttatcttctgaaaatgtagtggtagcagtagtagtagtagatttgtaagtgtgtaacattttcctccctatattttctactttaaaatttctttaatgttccgtcatagtattttgcacacgatttttctaaaaattcctacgataaaaataatttgggcatttaactgaaatgtttgaaaaagtaccattttttttatggaacaacggggcatgcatgatgactgtgtatattttttaaaattatacctcttataaccagggctgtggagtcggagtcgaagagtcggagtcggactgattttggaataaaggagtcggagtcgttggaaaacatgccgactccgactccgggcttctttttttctttccttttcactgactctccttgcattttttaaaaattgattaccaattggttcgattatatgtataaaaagatactaatgagaaaataactgccattatggcaatcagctagcttgaatgcttaccaaactttctgtagccgtcccctagtttgcttgctttttaacttaactaatagcaactgtcagcaaacggttttgttgaataacattttcaagtaatcactttcaaataaaaatagaaatataatgttttgttctatctcagtttaaaatagtaaaagaaacgtaacaaattagtaagtcgacgcctgtagctaaggttgaaacgtttaagtgtgatcagcaaattcaaagaagttctgactcgaaagcacgaatccaaaagattcgatgaaataatctaaagtttttttctttattaagactatttctgtaagcttggttctcactaaaaagtatgtaacaaaataagtgtaaaaaatttcttgattacaacactcaagaattgcagttaatcttaaaatcttcatatttaggttaattctaaagcagccaataaaatttaaattaaaaatttagcgaagaagaaatataggtatagtaaaagctattcgtacaaatttgtataccgccgcgttttgtgtaaaattagctcctgacgcatatgtgccctattttcgttgaaattttattgatgaaatataatttaaaatatattcgtgaaaattttcagaattaaagtatttatattttttataaactctgaaattaactttgggtgtcatctactagatggatgtcaccaggggcaaaccactccctctcaagaacttggatttagaaaaaaaaaattttctctcaagttacagctttcaaaaattgaaagcacacgatttgttcaatatatatttgttaaacattaaaggggggcaaattacagataatcattttcaaaatttttaaaagggatttttaagtcatctcactttttaactcataactattggaaagtttgatttttaaattgaatttctaacgttgtatgacgtcttgggtttacaataaaaaacaaaatgctaaattttcataaaaaggaattaatatttcaatctctgttaagaggttttcccccttcccttgaatggagagagggagtttaaaaaatacaattaaaaaaattaaaaaaaaatccggagtcggagtcgggcgtttcaaaatccaggagtcggggtcggagtcggccattttccttccgactccgcagccctactTATAAcaaccactcgttataaagacctttttctctgggacggagatggtcgttatatcgagcatCGACTGTATATTTATGTgtgtgttccctatacaaatacagttttcgtcagatctgACCCAAATTCGGCAAGGAGGTACTTGGGCATCCTAGAAGTAACGTAGGTGGGTTTACGAATGCCAAAAATAaccaaaccgttcgaattttaattttaggacccaaaaatggctctttctacccaaaataattatcTGATTAGTTTGAATTTGGCACCATTCAAAAGTCCACGATAAACACACATAGAGTTTACTCACttccttcgaattaaaaaaaagggctgTATTCTATTGGGAAAAAATTAATAAGCATCATTAAGCCTatattaacccattaagcgccgctcTATGAACCACATTggaaatacttaagttttcatgtgtttggatgttcaatacacatctcgaatcatatgtagctgaaattttgcaaaaatatttattaggctaggagatatggtatggtcccacAATGGGAGACTTGGCATTTAATGGGGATAACATACATATCCCTGtcactatgttgatacttgaataatttctggccaaatccaattagaaagccctaaaatccTTTTTATGTAATGAAGACAGCTAGTTATTGGTACTTTAAGTGCATATTAAACATATTCAAGCTataaaatgtagaacttttaagttttcatgagacCTAAAGCTATAAATCGTGGGGCCCCCTTGAAACAAAAGCTGTGGAGACGAGCTCCAGGGGATAGCAGTGTACAATTACAACGTTAATAAGTTGTAGTATGCTAGCTATTTTCGATTTCTTGAGCCGTTTGGCCCCATAAggacgtctcccccccccccccccgctctgcCCGTACATCTCTCCAGGTCaggttttcattcttgtttcaatccttcttatacatttttgttcaaaacggaacttttcccacacattttactaccttttagcaaaaagcttttGGATTTTCATGCACAAAAACAGAAgaggtaggttttttttttattaaccatgTCGGGGATCGAGAGACGGTAAATGGCAATGACCCAAAGCACTATATAAAATGgctcttataaaatggaactaagatatttttgggctccaTGATGGTGTATTTGTGTCAATATAGGCaaggttttttttacagttaacatTTCGACTGCTTCATAGCATATTTGATGCTATGAAGCAGTCGAATGATGATGTATGATGATTTATGCATCATcatgtttttagaaataaatgtccAGCATGCTTGacattgaggaattatcaacggtTATAGTTTCTCCAATatcatccaacaaattacgataaattgaaaaagtgtaaattgagacagttatcgcattatctgtgatctaagcgatttaaataaaaacaaatttttctcaactatctgaaCAGAATTTGGCAATTCACTaacaagtgatactgcactcatcttcttgttttaagcttaaaagtattattttaatattgtttgaagctcgtagcaaagtcgAAAATTCTAACTACCtatatatttgatttcaaaaaaaaagtgaagaaatttctctattgaaattcaaccttCCTTATTGAAGGGGGAGCCCTCAAGGGCGAGGGGAGGGAAATGTTTTTATggggggaggaatagttttaaagggaattttgatCTTTTACAGGAATCcctttcgtgatctgtagaaattcagagagatgcgtcatctTCCTTAGGGAGGAATAGCACCCCTGTTATTCTAGAACTTTTTTCTAAACAAGTGGAATgtcacttgttttgataaaagtgCCTGCTTTTGAtcttgaacaacaaaagagtgtttacaGTGGAGAAATACAAAGGGGGCTGTTGCTTCGAcaggaaaaaaggggagagttcattcatgcagaATGGGTTAGGCATGACTAGCTCtcctaatcagaacacgccaagtctcccattttgggacttcagtaaataaagtccaATAAAACgcctttaaattgtttttcttggcccctgtttgttgtgatttgaaaaaaggtctattgagcttcatattTCATGTTTCAAATTTCCTACActcgcattaattatttttagggaatttttttcccatgTAATGCAAAAAACCtttccaaacctttttgaaaaaattaggaataaagtttggttctctatcattcatttaaaaaaatattaattgaaggttcccaaaatgggagacttggcgcttaatgggttaactcttttcatatcggaaaattattgtttgtgcgatctcattttaaattggcttgaataaagtttcagaaggttgccactttttctCCTCGACTgcgatgaaataaaattttgtttttgttttgagttaaaaattgttccgtttgattattatttggcgatttatcttctttttttttaccgcCAGCAGAATATAATCAGGAAAGTTGCGTTTTAATTTGTTTGGGACTTTTTGATTTGACATTTTCTCTCCCTCTCCTTCTCTTTAAAACTGATTATTTGGAcaggaaattttagttttttttttttccctcctctaattgaagcctgattgttaaacatgcatcacttgacataactttttattttcgaggtagaccgtgcaaagccaggcaatgcagctattattaatataaaattttaaaacttaaacttgcctaaaaacttttgatttattattcatatatttttatcatattttgtt contains:
- the LOC129217723 gene encoding T-complex protein 1 subunit alpha-like; protein product: MSTAGMLHLGGARSTGQPVRTQNVTAACAIANIVKSSLGPIGLDKMLVDNIGDVTCTNDGATILKLLEIEHPAAKVLVQLAELQDTEVGDGTTSVVLIAAELLKNADELVKCKIHPTSIISGYRLACK